From Xenopus tropicalis strain Nigerian chromosome 3, UCB_Xtro_10.0, whole genome shotgun sequence, the proteins below share one genomic window:
- the c5orf24 gene encoding UPF0461 protein C5orf24 homolog isoform X2, which yields MFRHQDLSGMHKMMRPVSSSNVAFCTSGKSSCLNQDTMRGVDQFGLYATQQSKYSHPVTHKNISCQTQETINETHLQTSTSRDLDTKSDLKKKKNLGRSGKRGRPSGTTKSAGYRTSTGRPLGTTKAAGFKTSPGRPLGTTKAAGYKVSPGRPPGKKQQALMCSSDA from the exons ATGTTCAGACATCAGGATTTGTCTGGAATGCAT aaaatgatGCGTCCAGTCTCAAGCAGTAATGTGGCTTTCTGTACGAGTGGCAAGTCCTCCTGCCTCAACCAAGACACCATGAGAGGCGTCGATCAGTTCGGCTTGTATGCCACACAGCAGAGCAAGTACAGCCATCCTGTTACCCACAAGAATATCTCCTGCCAAACCCAAGAAACTATTAATGAAACACACTTGCAAACCTCAACCAGCAGGGACCTAGACACAAAAAGTGatttaaagaaaaagaagaacCTAGGCAGATCTGGCAAGCGGGGTAGGCCATCTGGGACCACCAAGTCAGCAGGATACAGAACCAGCACTGGCAGACCTCTGGGGACCACCAAAGCTGCTGGGTTTAAGACAAGTCCGGGTAGACCATTGGGCACAACGAAAGCAGCTGGATACAAAGTCAGCCCAGGGCGACCTCCAG GAAAAAAGCAGCAAGCCCTCATGTGTTCCAGTGATGCGTAG
- the c5orf24 gene encoding UPF0461 protein C5orf24 homolog isoform X1, whose translation MFRHQDLSGMHKMMRPVSSSNVAFCTSGKSSCLNQDTMRGVDQFGLYATQQSKYSHPVTHKNISCQTQETINETHLQTSTSRDLDTKSDLKKKKNLGRSGKRGRPSGTTKSAGYRTSTGRPLGTTKAAGFKTSPGRPLGTTKAAGYKVSPGRPPGSIKALSRLANLGYPSNNAGFSYPTALSRGLHSAVETTLKHPIE comes from the exons ATGTTCAGACATCAGGATTTGTCTGGAATGCAT aaaatgatGCGTCCAGTCTCAAGCAGTAATGTGGCTTTCTGTACGAGTGGCAAGTCCTCCTGCCTCAACCAAGACACCATGAGAGGCGTCGATCAGTTCGGCTTGTATGCCACACAGCAGAGCAAGTACAGCCATCCTGTTACCCACAAGAATATCTCCTGCCAAACCCAAGAAACTATTAATGAAACACACTTGCAAACCTCAACCAGCAGGGACCTAGACACAAAAAGTGatttaaagaaaaagaagaacCTAGGCAGATCTGGCAAGCGGGGTAGGCCATCTGGGACCACCAAGTCAGCAGGATACAGAACCAGCACTGGCAGACCTCTGGGGACCACCAAAGCTGCTGGGTTTAAGACAAGTCCGGGTAGACCATTGGGCACAACGAAAGCAGCTGGATACAAAGTCAGCCCAGGGCGACCTCCAGGTAGCATAAAAGCTCTATCACGGCTTGCAAATCTAGGTTACCCTAGTAACAATGCAGGATTTTCCTACCCCACAGCACTTAGCAGAGGACTACATTCTGCTGTGGAAACTACCCTCAAACATCCTATTGAGTAG
- the c5orf24 gene encoding UPF0461 protein C5orf24 homolog — translation MMRPVSSSNVAFCTSGKSSCLNQDTMRGVDQFGLYATQQSKYSHPVTHKNISCQTQETINETHLQTSTSRDLDTKSDLKKKKNLGRSGKRGRPSGTTKSAGYRTSTGRPLGTTKAAGFKTSPGRPLGTTKAAGYKVSPGRPPGSIKALSRLANLGYPSNNAGFSYPTALSRGLHSAVETTLKHPIE, via the coding sequence atgatGCGTCCAGTCTCAAGCAGTAATGTGGCTTTCTGTACGAGTGGCAAGTCCTCCTGCCTCAACCAAGACACCATGAGAGGCGTCGATCAGTTCGGCTTGTATGCCACACAGCAGAGCAAGTACAGCCATCCTGTTACCCACAAGAATATCTCCTGCCAAACCCAAGAAACTATTAATGAAACACACTTGCAAACCTCAACCAGCAGGGACCTAGACACAAAAAGTGatttaaagaaaaagaagaacCTAGGCAGATCTGGCAAGCGGGGTAGGCCATCTGGGACCACCAAGTCAGCAGGATACAGAACCAGCACTGGCAGACCTCTGGGGACCACCAAAGCTGCTGGGTTTAAGACAAGTCCGGGTAGACCATTGGGCACAACGAAAGCAGCTGGATACAAAGTCAGCCCAGGGCGACCTCCAGGTAGCATAAAAGCTCTATCACGGCTTGCAAATCTAGGTTACCCTAGTAACAATGCAGGATTTTCCTACCCCACAGCACTTAGCAGAGGACTACATTCTGCTGTGGAAACTACCCTCAAACATCCTATTGAGTAG